The genomic interval TTTTGATTCCCTATTTCTGTAACAACACTTTTATACTGTATTTCTACTGCTGCCCTTCCCTCTGCAATCTGTCTAAGAAGCATTACTATACCTGTTATAATGTCTTCAGCCTTGAAACCTGTTATCACACCAGATCTTTTATATTTCTCTGCTATAAATTTATATGGATGAATACCTATTATAGTGCTTACATGTCCGGGCAATATAAAGCCGTCTATATTAATCTCATCAGACTGAAGCAATATTTCAATCGCAGGTGGGACAAGTTTGTTCACAGAATAAATATAGAAATTATCTATCTTCTGTCTCTCTGCTTCAAATAGAGTGCCAGCAACTGATGGAGTTGTAGTCTCAAATCCAGCAGAGAAGAAAACAACTTTTTTATTAATATTGACCCTTGCGATACTTAAACAATCAAGCGGAGAATAAACTATTCTTATATCAGCACCTTCAGCCTTTGCCTCGGATAATGATTTTTTCCCTCCGGGGACGCGCATCATGTCTCCAAATGTACATAGTATCACATCGTCTAACATTGAAATGGCAATGACTTTATCAATATCTTCAATCGAAGTCACGCATACAGGACATCCCGGACCACTTAATAGTTTAAGCCCTTCCGGCAGAAGACTCCTTATCCCATGCTTGAATATAGCAACTGTATGTGTACCGCAAACTTCCATAATATTTATAGGACGCCCAATCTTATTGTAAATATTTTTTATCAATTCCATTTTGTTAAAATAGTCTTACAATAACTCTTTCACCAGCGTCTAATCCAAGTTTATTCTGAGGAATTATGACTATGCCATCGGCTTTGACGAGTGTTGTTATCAAGCCTGATTTGCCAAGCACAGGGATAGCTAATATTTCTCCATCTCTTTCTTCAAGATAGACTCGTATATGATCCTCTCTACCTGCTGCAGATGCTATATTTTTTGCCATTTTAGCAATAATTGACTTGATGAACTTCCTCTCTGAATTAAGTCCACTGAGCTTTTCTATAACAGGTCTTATAAAAATATCAAAACACACAACTGTAGCAGCCGGATGACCGGGCAGTCCTAAAACAGGTTTATTTTTAATAATACCACCTATCGTTGGTTTCCCGGGCTTTAAAGACACACCATGAAATAACACACCTGCGCTACCATATATTCCTGCAATATCATTTATAATCTGTGCTGTCATATCCTTTGTTCCTGCTGAAGTGCCTCCACTTATTAAAACCATATCAGAATCATGTATCGCCTCTTTTATTGCATTTTTTATGGTATCATAGTCATCTTTAAATATTCCCTTTTTCACTGGTATGCCGCCGTGCTCGCTTATCAGACCTGCCAATGTAAATGAATTGATGTCCCTTACCTGCCCTAATTTCAAGGGACTGCTTGCAGGCACTATCTCATCCCCTGTTGAGATTATGGACACTATAGGTTTTTTGAAGACATCTATTTCTGTTATACCAAGACCTGCAAGTGCACCTATATCCTGTGCCATAAGTTTGCGGCCCTTTGTGAGGATTGTTTCTCCCTTTTTTATATCCTCTCCTTTTTGAATCACATTTTCATTTGGTGAAACAGACCTCATTATCTCAATCATATCTTCAGAAATCATTTGAACATGCTCGAGCATTAAGACAGCATCAGCACCTTCTGGAAGCATTCCGCCTGTTGGTATCTTTGCTGCCTCTAAAGCATTCAATTTAAAATCAGGAGCTATCCCCATGAATATTTCATTCTTGACTGTAATATAAGCAGGTGAATTTTCTTTTGCACCAAATGTGTCTCTTGAATTCAATGCATAGCCGTCAACAGTTGAGCGTGAAAATTGGGGAAGGTCTTCTGGTGCTGTAATATCGTTTGCTATAATACGATTGTAACACTCTTCAATCCTCAATCTTTCAATAGTTATATCTTTGTCTGTAATTGAAGATAAAAGATATTTAAGTGCCTCGCCGGGTAACAGATAAGTTTTGTTAAACATATTTTATTTATAGCGGGCTTTTTTTCAAGACAGAGGCATTTTCGCCATTTTGCAATAAATCCAGAATATTAAAAATAGATTCTTCATGAAGACTGCGGATATAGTTTTTATCAACCCCTCTCTTCCTCTGTTTGTTAAATACAGAAAGAAATACCATGCCTTTATAAATCCTTTTGTTTGTATTAAAAGAAAATATAAACCTATCAAGTGAATTTTCCAAAAACCTATCATTTCTCCTCTGAACAGCCATATTAATTGTCATAGACTCAAGCCAGTATGTCTTATTTATCAGACTATCTGCTTTCATCTCAATCCATGCGTGCCCAATATTCCATTTATCCTCTGTGAGTGCTTCATGTGCAACTGTATCAGCAGCCAGATGGCTCAGATACCCATATACAAATGCCTTTTCTGAGCCTTTTTTTGCCTGCTCCATGAGCCTTAGCCCCATGTCCCAGCTATGAGAACTCTTGTCATCAGGGAGATATTTCTTTCCAAGTATCATATCAGCCATAAGATTTCCATAAAGAAAATCCTGTCTGTATTTTCTCAGGAGTGCCATTATTCCTGCAGGGATAAGCGGTGCATAAGAATATATTTCGCTCCCAAGATAAATATGGGTCAAAGGCCCCCATGCAAATGAAAATGATGGGACAAGTAAAAATCCAACTAAAGACATAAAAAATATCATTCTATAACTCCTTCAGGAAATTAAGTATCAATCTCACACCAATGGCTGTAGCACCTTTTGGCATGTATGGCTTGTCCTTGTCATTCCATGCAGTGCCTGCAATATCAAGATGAGCCCATGGTGTATCACCAGCAAACTCTCTGAGAAAATAGCCTGCTGTTACAAGTGAACCATTTTTGCCACCACTATTTTTTATATCAGCCACATCGCTTTTTATATAATCCTTATACTCATCATAAAGAGGCATCTGCCATACCCTTTCATAAGTATCATCAGATGCTTTTTTCAGTTTTTCCATAAGTGCATTATTATTACCCATCATTGCTATAGCCTCATTGCCAAGAGCAATAGAACATGCACCTGTAAGTGTTGCTATATCAATAATAACCTCTGGTTTATAATATTTTATTGCATATCCAATGGCATCTGCAAGGGTAAGCCTGCCCTCAGCATCTGTATTTATTATTTCTATTGTCTTTCCTGTTATTGTCTTAACAATATCACCTGGTTTCGATGCACTGCCTCCTGGCAGGTTTTCTGTAGCTGGAAGGATACCTACTATATTTACTGGCAACTCCAGTTCTGAAGCTGCCTTAATTATGGCAAGGACAGATGCACCGCCAGACATGTCGTATTTCATCTTTTCCATTCCTTCAGCAGGCTTCAAAGATATGCCACCGCTATCAAAGGTTATAGATTTACCAATAATGGCTAAAGGCTTCCTCTTTCCACCCCTGTACTCAATAACAATCAATTTAGGTGGTTCATTAGAACCTTTAGATACAGATAGATAAGCACCCATGCCCTCTTTTTCTATATCTTTTTTTTCCAGTATCTTGACCTTTATTTTTTTCCCTGAAAGGGATTCGGCAACTTTACTCAAAATAGTAGGAGTCATATCATTAGAAGGTGTATTTACAAGGTCTTTTGCAAAATTCACAGCAGAGACAACTGTCTGAAGCCATTTAACTGGAATATCCTTATCAATACCAAGAATGCTTACTGTCTTTATCTCTTTGTCATTTTCAGATTTTTTATATTTTTCGAATCTATAAAGACTTAAAAGTCCGCCCTCAATGAAATAAAAAGCAGGTTTTTCATATGCCTTGAAATCCTTTGGGAGATAACCGAATATGCCGGTGGATACAGCAATATCCTTTACTCCTATGTCCCTGAGAAAAGAAAATGCCTTACCTCCTGCCTCTCTTATCCTGTTGGTTGTTATATCAGATTGTTTGCCAAGTCCTATTAATAATATCCTGTCAGAATTTATATCCCTTACATGAAGCAGAGCAGTCTGATTTTGCTTGCCTGTAAATTCCTTTGAATTGATTAATCTTTTTATAATGCCACCAACTATAAAATCTATATCTGAATATATATCTATGGAATCGTTCTCAAAGAGGGGAAGGACTAATGCATCTGCTTTTATTTCTTTTTCAGGTATATTTTTTATGAGGATATTCATTGCGACTGTGTTTTATCGATCTTTATTTGGGAACGGTTATATTTATTCATTGCTTTATCGATCCCTTCTGTGACAACTGCTGTAACAGCATGGGATGTAAGTATTATAACATCTTCTACAAGATTTTTCTCATATGATTTAAAGCCCTGAAGAACATATTCTTCAACAGGAATTGTCTTATCACGGCCTATCCCAATCTTAATACGCACAAAATCTTTTGTCCCGAGTTCCTGTATTATAGATTCGATTCCCCTATGCCCACCGGATGATCCTCCCCGTCTAATCTTTATGATCCCTACATCAATATCAAGGTCATCATGAACAACTATCAGTCTGTTCATTAAATTATCTGCAGATATATTGGCCTTTTTTAGTATCTTTTTCACAGCCAGTCCGCTTCTGTTCATAAAGGTAAGGGGCTTAAGAAGGATAACATTAATCCCTTCCATAACTCCCTTGCCAATCATATAGAGATCCTTTTCTTCCAAAGGGATACCATATTTTTCTGAAAGCCGGTCTATTACTCTAAAACCTATATTATGGCGTGTTGTGAAGTATTTTTTTCCGGGATTGCCCAGACCAACAACAACCCACATACTCGAAGGGGAGACCTTATGTCCCCCCTTCGAAATCTTGTCTAATGCTGTACAGAAATATTTCAGCACCATCTACACTTTTACTTTTCTTCTTCTTTTTTGCCTTTCTTAATAACCTCTGGCTCAACAGCCTCAGCAGGAACTGCTACAGCAGCCACCTCTTCCTTAACTGCTATGACTGTTGCCAAAACCTCATCAGGGTCAGTCAACACCTTAATGTCACCCGGCAGTTTTAAATCCCTTACATGAATAGACTGACCAATGCCAAGATTAGAAACATCCACATCAATATGTCCAGGGATTTTATCAGGCAGGCACTCTATTTCTATCTCCCTCAACCCATATTGGAGAACCCCTTTATCTCTCTTCACACCGATTGCCTCACCTTTTATAACTACATGCACTGTAACCCTTATTGCCTCTGTAGCAGACACTTCCTGAAAATCAACATGAAGAAGATTACCCATTACAGGGTCAACCTGATAGTCTTTTACAATAGCCTGTTTCGTACCATCAGGAAACTGGAGATCGACGATTACTTGTTCTCCTGCAGTTTTACTGATAAACTGCGAAAGTTCTCTTCCAGAAATTTGTACTGGCAGGGAGCTTCCCCCTTTATATAGAATGGCAGGTATAATACCATTCCTTCTCAATGATCTCGCTCCACCCTTTCCCAACATCTCCCTTTTTCCTACACTGAGCGTTACTCTTTCCATCTTTCCTCCTTAATTAGTAAATAAGTGGGTTTCACGAAATTCGTAACCCCTTGATTTTATGATTTATTTGACATAGCATTTTTAGACTTGTCCTCCTATCAAGATTTTCATTTATTTTTAATTAGTTATATGTCTAAAGATCTCCCTTTCACCCCATTTTTATAGGCTGAAGGCTGAAGGCTTAAGGCTGAAGATTAGGCTGAAGATAAAATCCAATCTTGAATTTTAAATCTTAAATCTTAAACTTTAAACCTTCACCCTTGAATCGCCGAAGGTGTTATCCCCTTCATCACTTCACCCTAAAGCCTACCGCCTAAAGCCTTAAGCCTATTTTCCCTCTCCTCAAAAGGGAGAGAGAATTTTTTAATTTTGTAAAACCCTATAGTAAATAAACAAATGAGTTTATGGAGAGCATTATTTTCACTCACATACTCATTCACATATATTTATACAAATAGCGAACTTACTGATGTTTCTTCATGAATCCTTTTTATTGCTTCTGCCAGTAGTGACGATACGCTTAATACCTTTAGTTTTTTACATACACTGATTTTATCATCCAAAGAGACTGTATCAGTAGTTATAACTTCTTCAAGTACCGAATTATTTATCCTCTCTATAGCAGGCCCTGAAAGCACAGCATGGCTACATGCTGCAAATACTCTTTTTGCACCATTGTCCTTCAGGGCTTGAGCTGCCTGTGTTGTAGTCCCCGCAGTATCTATCATGTCATCAAGTATAATCGCATCTTTACCTTTTACATCACCTATAACATGCATAACCTTTGAGACATTGGCAGCTTCTCGTCTTTTATCTACAATAGCCAATGAGGCATCCAGCCTTTTTGCGAAAGCCCTTGCCCTTTCAACACCACCAGCATCAGGGGAGACTATAACAAGATTTTCGAAACTGCATTTTTTGATGTAATCCAGTAAAACAGGGGCAGCATACAGGTGATCAACAGGGATATTAAAAAAACCCTGTATCTGTGCTGCGTGTAAGTCAATAGTAAGCACCCTGTTTGTTCCTGCCGCGGTAAGCAGATCAGCCACGAGTTTGGAAGATATTGGAACTCGGGGCTGCACCTTCCTATCTTGTCTTGCATAGCCGTAATAAGGTATTACTGCTGTTATTCTCCTTGCTGATGCTCTTTTCAGGGCATCAATCAGGAGAAGAAGTTCCATTAAATTATGATTCACAGGAGCACATGTTGGTTGTATAACAAAAACATCATAACCTCTTACATTCTCGTTAATCTGCACCATTATCTCACCATCGCTGAATGAGGTCACTGTAGTGTCTGTCAAAGGCATACCAAAGTGCTCACTCACCTTAATAGCAAGAGGTCTATTTGCATTTCCTGTAATAAGTTTGACGCCGTTAGTCATCTTCCCTCCAGAGTTACTTTCATTTTACTGGGGCGCCAGGATTCGAACCTGGGAATGGCAGATCCAAAATCTGCTGACTTACCGCTTGTCGACGCCCCAATTTTAGCTCATAGATGCTAATTTAAAAGCCTTAAACCATGAGCTATGAGCTAATATATGTTTCTACAACTCTATTCCAATGTGATGAAAACTGCCTTGCTGCATTAGTAGCCTTTTCCCTGTCCTCGAAAAGACCGAATACAGTCGAGCCGCTACCGCTCATAATAGCCATTGATGCCCCTGCATTTAGCAATTTTCTTCTCAAGTCCTTAATAATAGGATATTTCTCCATCACAACTTCTTCAAAATCATTATGTGCACTGGACTTAAGAAGAGAAACATCTCCTGTCTTAAGGGCTTTATAAATTAACTGGATATTATTAAATTTATCCATAGTTTTTGTCAATTCTGTCTTTGTTTCTTGCGCCTTGCCCTTTGCCCCTAATCTTTCGTATGCCCATACTGTAGATATAGGTATCGCAGGCTTTACAAGCAGCAATGGATAAGATATATCCATCTCAAGCGGAGTCAAAATATCTCCCCTGCCTTCAACAATAGCCATTGGACAGTTGAAGAAAAAAGGCACATCAGACCCTATACTGCTTCCTATCTCCTTTAATTCATCTTTATCCAAACCAAGTCCCCAGAGCTTATTTAATCCTATTAATGCATACGCTGCATCACTGCTGCCCCCACCAAGTCCCGCACCTGATGGAATATCTTTTTTCAGGACAATCCTTGCCCCATCTTTTATTTCAGCATAAGACTGCAGACTTTTAGCAGCCTTATAAACAAGATTATGCTCAGGCAGGATATTCATATTGGTAATAAGTTCGATGGTATCAGAATGCTCAAAAGTCAGGGTATCATAAAGCCCTATACAATGCATCAATGAAAGGATATTATGATAGCCGTCTTCTCTTTTATCCAGTACATAGAGGGACCAATTTACCTTGGCTGGGGCCATCAGTTCAAACATATAAATTAAATCTTCACTGCATTTTCTTGATTTTCTGTTTTACTGATTCTATCTTTTTCTCAACCCTTTCTTTTAGACCTTCTTCCTTTTCGTGAAATTTCAGTGCCTCTGTCCATGCATCAATAGCTGCCTCATGATTGTCCATTGATTCATAAACATCACCGATATGTTCATGTAAAACAGGGTCATCCTTAACAATACCAACCGCCTTTTGGAGTGTCTTTAATGCCTCTTCCAGTCTGCCGAGTTTGAAATAAACCCAACCAAGACTGTCAATTATATATCCGCTGTCAGGTTTTAGTTCAAGTGCTCTACTTACAAGAGATAATGCCTCCTGAAGATTTATTCCTTTATCAGCATAACTGTATCCAAGATAGTTAAGGGCATCTGCATGATTTGGATTAAGCTCAATTGTGCGCTTTAAGTGCATCACCATATCATCAAATCGTCCCATTTTTTCATACGCAACTGCAAGATTAAAATGTAGTTCTTCATTATCACCAAACCGATTTAATCCTTCCTTCAACACAACCTCTGCCTTCGCATACTCTTTTGCCTGAATATGTGCATTGCCGAGATATACATAAATCTCGGGTTTTTGTTTCTCAAAACTTAATATCTCTTCATATACCTTTATGACATCAGCATAACGATTCTGTCTCGAATAAATAAGTGCGAGGTTCAGAAATGCATTTATATTTTTGGGATCTAACGATATTATCTTCTTCAACTCCGCTACAGCCTCATCATACCTTTTCAACTCTGCAAGCACAATAGATAGGTAATATAATGAAACAATATCATTAGGTCGTGCTTCGAGAACTATCCTGAACTCTGATATAGCCTTATCATAGTGTTTTTCCTGAAGATAAAGGAGTCCAAGCCTCTGGTGGACATCTATATTTTTAGGCGATTCTTTTAAAATTCCTTCAAGCTCTTTAATAGCCTTTGCAAATGATTTTTCTGTAAGGTACAGTTGTGCAAGCCTCTCTTTTGCAAATAGATTATGAGGATTAATAGTCAGAACCTGCTTATAATAATCCTCAGCAGCCTTCAAATCGCCTTTTATCTCTTTAACAATGCCTAAATTCAAATAAGCAGCATCAAAAGAGGGATTTATCTCTGTAATTTTTTTAAAAAACTCCTCTGCCTTATCATAATTCTTATTCTCCATGTTAATAGAACCCATATAATACATCGCCATAATATTATCGGGATCCTTTTTTAATAGAGAACTGAAAATAGCTACCGCCTTTTGAAATTCCCCTTTTGTAGCATAAAGGACTCCAAGGAAAAGTGATGCCTCATTTTTTTCAGGATTAATTTTAAGAATATTTTCGTAAACCCTTATGGCATCGTCAACCCTTTTCTGTGAATTATAAAGCTCTCCAAGCAGCAAAAGGCCAGGCACATAATCTGGATGCTGAATAGCAACCTCTTCAAGTCTTGCAAGTGCTTCCTGAATTTTACCAAGTTTTACAAGCATAAAGCTGATCTGGGTTTT from Dissulfurispira thermophila carries:
- the hypD gene encoding hydrogenase formation protein HypD — encoded protein: MELIKNIYNKIGRPINIMEVCGTHTVAIFKHGIRSLLPEGLKLLSGPGCPVCVTSIEDIDKVIAISMLDDVILCTFGDMMRVPGGKKSLSEAKAEGADIRIVYSPLDCLSIARVNINKKVVFFSAGFETTTPSVAGTLFEAERQKIDNFYIYSVNKLVPPAIEILLQSDEINIDGFILPGHVSTIIGIHPYKFIAEKYKRSGVITGFKAEDIITGIVMLLRQIAEGRAAVEIQYKSVVTEIGNQKAMDFINEFFETCDSYWRGIGMLPNSGLKLREKYRHRDAEAVFNIDLSDGVAEPKGCQCGLVLRGIKIPSECPLFGKACTPEKPVGACMVSTEGSCAAYYKYNLLSKH
- the glp gene encoding gephyrin-like molybdotransferase Glp, translating into MFNKTYLLPGEALKYLLSSITDKDITIERLRIEECYNRIIANDITAPEDLPQFSRSTVDGYALNSRDTFGAKENSPAYITVKNEIFMGIAPDFKLNALEAAKIPTGGMLPEGADAVLMLEHVQMISEDMIEIMRSVSPNENVIQKGEDIKKGETILTKGRKLMAQDIGALAGLGITEIDVFKKPIVSIISTGDEIVPASSPLKLGQVRDINSFTLAGLISEHGGIPVKKGIFKDDYDTIKNAIKEAIHDSDMVLISGGTSAGTKDMTAQIINDIAGIYGSAGVLFHGVSLKPGKPTIGGIIKNKPVLGLPGHPAATVVCFDIFIRPVIEKLSGLNSERKFIKSIIAKMAKNIASAAGREDHIRVYLEERDGEILAIPVLGKSGLITTLVKADGIVIIPQNKLGLDAGERVIVRLF
- a CDS encoding zinc dependent phospholipase C family protein; its protein translation is MIFFMSLVGFLLVPSFSFAWGPLTHIYLGSEIYSYAPLIPAGIMALLRKYRQDFLYGNLMADMILGKKYLPDDKSSHSWDMGLRLMEQAKKGSEKAFVYGYLSHLAADTVAHEALTEDKWNIGHAWIEMKADSLINKTYWLESMTINMAVQRRNDRFLENSLDRFIFSFNTNKRIYKGMVFLSVFNKQRKRGVDKNYIRSLHEESIFNILDLLQNGENASVLKKSPL
- a CDS encoding leucyl aminopeptidase codes for the protein MNILIKNIPEKEIKADALVLPLFENDSIDIYSDIDFIVGGIIKRLINSKEFTGKQNQTALLHVRDINSDRILLIGLGKQSDITTNRIREAGGKAFSFLRDIGVKDIAVSTGIFGYLPKDFKAYEKPAFYFIEGGLLSLYRFEKYKKSENDKEIKTVSILGIDKDIPVKWLQTVVSAVNFAKDLVNTPSNDMTPTILSKVAESLSGKKIKVKILEKKDIEKEGMGAYLSVSKGSNEPPKLIVIEYRGGKRKPLAIIGKSITFDSGGISLKPAEGMEKMKYDMSGGASVLAIIKAASELELPVNIVGILPATENLPGGSASKPGDIVKTITGKTIEIINTDAEGRLTLADAIGYAIKYYKPEVIIDIATLTGACSIALGNEAIAMMGNNNALMEKLKKASDDTYERVWQMPLYDEYKDYIKSDVADIKNSGGKNGSLVTAGYFLREFAGDTPWAHLDIAGTAWNDKDKPYMPKGATAIGVRLILNFLKEL
- the pth gene encoding aminoacyl-tRNA hydrolase, producing MVLKYFCTALDKISKGGHKVSPSSMWVVVGLGNPGKKYFTTRHNIGFRVIDRLSEKYGIPLEEKDLYMIGKGVMEGINVILLKPLTFMNRSGLAVKKILKKANISADNLMNRLIVVHDDLDIDVGIIKIRRGGSSGGHRGIESIIQELGTKDFVRIKIGIGRDKTIPVEEYVLQGFKSYEKNLVEDVIILTSHAVTAVVTEGIDKAMNKYNRSQIKIDKTQSQ
- a CDS encoding 50S ribosomal protein L25, giving the protein MERVTLSVGKREMLGKGGARSLRRNGIIPAILYKGGSSLPVQISGRELSQFISKTAGEQVIVDLQFPDGTKQAIVKDYQVDPVMGNLLHVDFQEVSATEAIRVTVHVVIKGEAIGVKRDKGVLQYGLREIEIECLPDKIPGHIDVDVSNLGIGQSIHVRDLKLPGDIKVLTDPDEVLATVIAVKEEVAAVAVPAEAVEPEVIKKGKKEEEK
- a CDS encoding ribose-phosphate pyrophosphokinase, translating into MTNGVKLITGNANRPLAIKVSEHFGMPLTDTTVTSFSDGEIMVQINENVRGYDVFVIQPTCAPVNHNLMELLLLIDALKRASARRITAVIPYYGYARQDRKVQPRVPISSKLVADLLTAAGTNRVLTIDLHAAQIQGFFNIPVDHLYAAPVLLDYIKKCSFENLVIVSPDAGGVERARAFAKRLDASLAIVDKRREAANVSKVMHVIGDVKGKDAIILDDMIDTAGTTTQAAQALKDNGAKRVFAACSHAVLSGPAIERINNSVLEEVITTDTVSLDDKISVCKKLKVLSVSSLLAEAIKRIHEETSVSSLFV
- the ispE gene encoding 4-(cytidine 5'-diphospho)-2-C-methyl-D-erythritol kinase — protein: MFELMAPAKVNWSLYVLDKREDGYHNILSLMHCIGLYDTLTFEHSDTIELITNMNILPEHNLVYKAAKSLQSYAEIKDGARIVLKKDIPSGAGLGGGSSDAAYALIGLNKLWGLGLDKDELKEIGSSIGSDVPFFFNCPMAIVEGRGDILTPLEMDISYPLLLVKPAIPISTVWAYERLGAKGKAQETKTELTKTMDKFNNIQLIYKALKTGDVSLLKSSAHNDFEEVVMEKYPIIKDLRRKLLNAGASMAIMSGSGSTVFGLFEDREKATNAARQFSSHWNRVVETYISS
- a CDS encoding tetratricopeptide repeat protein, producing the protein MTVLNAENDVVSHSEKAYFEYLLGYEAEITGKWEDALDHYINALKFDPSSAYLKTQISFMLVKLGKIQEALARLEEVAIQHPDYVPGLLLLGELYNSQKRVDDAIRVYENILKINPEKNEASLFLGVLYATKGEFQKAVAIFSSLLKKDPDNIMAMYYMGSINMENKNYDKAEEFFKKITEINPSFDAAYLNLGIVKEIKGDLKAAEDYYKQVLTINPHNLFAKERLAQLYLTEKSFAKAIKELEGILKESPKNIDVHQRLGLLYLQEKHYDKAISEFRIVLEARPNDIVSLYYLSIVLAELKRYDEAVAELKKIISLDPKNINAFLNLALIYSRQNRYADVIKVYEEILSFEKQKPEIYVYLGNAHIQAKEYAKAEVVLKEGLNRFGDNEELHFNLAVAYEKMGRFDDMVMHLKRTIELNPNHADALNYLGYSYADKGINLQEALSLVSRALELKPDSGYIIDSLGWVYFKLGRLEEALKTLQKAVGIVKDDPVLHEHIGDVYESMDNHEAAIDAWTEALKFHEKEEGLKERVEKKIESVKQKIKKMQ